From Archaeoglobus sulfaticallidus PM70-1:
TGTAGCAGAATCCATTGAAGAACTCTCACCATTAATGCTTGTGTTCATTGGATTGCTGTATGCAATTATTTCAGTTATAAGGGGTCACAGCCACACCCACTCAACCTCAACGGCAATGATGTTACAAGAAAATAAGCAAGAAAGCTCACACCCTTTAGGGTTGAGATGAATTGCGTAAGAATGCCTACCAATAACTTTATACAGCCGAAGTTTATATCATCCGTTGGAACTGTAACGCTTGAAGTTGTTAAGAGATATATCGAAGAGCAGAAAGGAAAATGAGAAGGACTAACGTCTTTAAGTTAAAACCTACGAAGGAACAAGAAAAGAGGTTGTTCGAGCTAGCTAATAACTGCTCTCGATTGTGGAATGAAATTAACTACAAACGTCGTCAATCATTCTTCTCAGGTGAAATAGACTGGAACACTGATGAAGAATATCATAAATATAAGAAAATCATAGGTTCTGCAATGGTTCAACAAATTATAAGAAAGAATAACGAAGCATGGAAATCTTTCTTTGCTTTGTTGAAGAAGAAATCTAAAGGCAAGCTCCCTCCTAATATTCGTAAGGTTTCTCCACCTAGATACTGGAAAGATCGAAAAGCTGGTAAGAGAAAGTTGAGGATTCTCGTTAGAAATGATTGTTATAAGTTAGGAGGTGATGTATTAAAGTTCGGGAAAATGAGAATTAAATGGAAAGGAAAGAATAGATGGAAAGGGAAACAAGGAAGGTTAGAGATCGTCTATGATGAACCGAGCAAGTCATGGTACGCCTTCCAGCCTGTAGAGGTTGAACCTCTACATCAACCAATTGGATATAAGAAGGCGTACTGTGACTTGGGTGTGAGAGTGCTGATAATGGCAGCAATCGATAACGAAGTGTTTGGATACAGTTCTAATCGACTGCTTTCAGATTGGTGGTATTGGAGTAAGAAGATAGCAAAATATCAAAGCAAGCTAAAACGAGTTAACAACAAACACACATCAAAGAGGTTAAGACAGCTGTACAGAAAGCGTAAGAGAAGGTTCAGACACTTTGTCAACACTATT
This genomic window contains:
- a CDS encoding RNA-guided endonuclease InsQ/TnpB family protein — its product is MRRTNVFKLKPTKEQEKRLFELANNCSRLWNEINYKRRQSFFSGEIDWNTDEEYHKYKKIIGSAMVQQIIRKNNEAWKSFFALLKKKSKGKLPPNIRKVSPPRYWKDRKAGKRKLRILVRNDCYKLGGDVLKFGKMRIKWKGKNRWKGKQGRLEIVYDEPSKSWYAFQPVEVEPLHQPIGYKKAYCDLGVRVLIMAAIDNEVFGYSSNRLLSDWWYWSKKIAKYQSKLKRVNNKHTSKRLRQLYRKRKRRFRHFVNTIVNRFIRLCYERGVSEIVIGDLKGIRNNNNGIKKFNSMIHNFWSHDYLIQRIKEKAEEYGMKVTQVDESYTSSRCPRCGSVKVYKHKRLFKCLNCGLEAHRDAVGCVNIGVAQGNNPGELINGAVACPVFLRVEEGAEVKADVAPMSVKLSEARTSHALA